In the genome of Pseudoliparis swirei isolate HS2019 ecotype Mariana Trench chromosome 3, NWPU_hadal_v1, whole genome shotgun sequence, one region contains:
- the LOC130192014 gene encoding lissencephaly-1 homolog A-like codes for MVLSQRQRDELNRAIADYLRSNGYEEAYSTFKKEVELDMNEEIDKKYAGLLEKKWTSVIRLQKKVMELESKLNEAKEEMTHGGPVGQKRDPKEWIPRPPERYALSGHRAPVTRVIFHPVFSVMVTASEDATIKVWDYEAGDFERTLKGHTDSVQDISFDQTGKLLASCSADMSIKLWDFQGFECIRTMHGHDHNVSSVAIMPNGDHIVSASRDKTIKMWEVATGYCVKTFTGHREWVRMVRPNQDGSLIASCSNDQTVRVWVVGSKECKAELREHEHVVECIAWAPDSAHPTILEATGSESKKSGKPGPFLLSGSRDKKIKMWDISIGICIMTLEGHDNWVRGLLVHPGGRFIVSCADDKTIRIWDFKNKRCMKTLYAHEHFVTSLDFHKTAPYVVTGSVDQTVKVWECR; via the exons ATGGTGCTGTCCCAGAGACAACGAGATGAACT AAACCGGGCTATAGCCGACTATCTCCGTTCCAATGGATACGAGGAGGCATATTCCACCTTCAAGAAAGAGGTTGAGCTGGATATG AATGAAGAGATAGATAAAAAGTATGCAGGCCTTTTGGAAAAGAAATGGACCTCAGTCATCAGATTACAGAAGAAG GTGATGGAGCTGGAATCTAAGTTGAATGAGGCGAAGGAAGAGATGACACATGGTGGGCCTGTTGGTCAGAAGAGAGACCCCAAGGAGTGGATCCCCCGCCCCCCAGAGAGATACGCCCTGAGCGGGCACCGTGCCCCGGTCACACGGGTCATCTTCCACCCCGTCTTCTCCGTCATGGTCACGGCCTCCGAGGATGCTACCATCAAG GTGTGGGACTATGAGGCGGGGGACTTTGAGCGAACCCTGAAGGGCCACACGGATTCTGTGCAGGACATCTCCTTCGACCAGACGGGGAAGCTGCTGGCTTCGTGCTCAGCTGACATGAGCATCAAACTTTGGGACTTCCAGGGCTTTGAGTGCATTCGAACGATGCATG GCCACGATCACAATGTGTCGTCGGTAGCCATCATGCCAAATGGTGACCACATAGTTTCGGCCTCCAGAGACAAGACCATCAAGATGTGGGAGGTGGCCACTGG GTACTGTGTGAAGACCTTTACGGGCCACAGGGAATGGGTGAGGATGGTGCGTCCCAACCAGGACGGCTCGTTGATCGCCAGCTGCTCCAACGACCAGACGGTGCGCGTCTGGGTGGTCGGCTCGAAGGAGTGCAAAGCCGAGTTGCGGGAGCATGAACATGTGGTGGAGTGCATCGCCTGGGCCCCCGACTCGGCTCACCCCACCATCCTGGAGGCCACAGGCTCTGAG AGCAAGAAGAGTGGGAAACCTGGCCCCTTCCTTCTCTCCGGATCTagagataaaaaaattaagatgtGGGACATCAGCATTGGCATCTGCATTATGACTCTG GAGGGACACGACAACTGGGTGCGCGGGTTGTTGGTTCATCCTGGAGGAAGATTCATCGTGAGCTGTGCTGATGACAAAACCATTAGGATCTGGGACTTCAAGAACAAACGCTGCATGAAGACCCTTTATGCCCATGAACACTTTGTTACCTCTCTGG ATTTCCACAAGACTGCTCCCTACGTGGTGACGGGCAGTGTCGATCAGACAGTCAAAGTCTGGGAGTGCCGCTGA